The following proteins are encoded in a genomic region of Desulfurococcaceae archaeon:
- a CDS encoding transcriptional regulator, which yields MRPEEAATTRERIVEILRRSSRPLTVDEIARELGTDIAAEDVYEHLVHAARSLRARSGGREILVMEPPYCKKCGYVFKNLNRPRKPSRCPRCKGEWVAAPRFTIVRRG from the coding sequence ATGCGGCCCGAAGAGGCGGCAACTACCAGGGAGAGGATTGTTGAGATTTTAAGGAGGAGTAGTAGACCGCTCACAGTTGATGAGATAGCGAGGGAGCTCGGTACCGATATAGCGGCCGAAGACGTGTACGAGCACCTAGTGCACGCCGCGAGATCACTACGTGCCAGGAGCGGTGGGCGGGAAATATTAGTGATGGAGCCTCCTTACTGCAAGAAGTGCGGTTACGTGTTCAAAAACCTGAATAGGCCTAGAAAACCCAGTAGGTGTCCTCGCTGCAAAGGCGAGTGGGTGGCAGCCCCTAGGTTTACCATTGTCAGGAGAGGCTAG